Within Acidimicrobiales bacterium, the genomic segment TAGAACCAGGCACCGCCGTCGAGGACGTTGTCCTCCCGTCTGTCCGTCCACAGTCCGGCGGCCCTCATCCCCCAGAACATCGCGGTCAACAGCGCCGCGCCGTCCACCATCGCCGCGTCGATCACCTGTCCCTCGCCGGAACGCTCACGTTCGTACAGCGCACACACGACACCGAAAGCCAACAGCAGACCGCCGCCCCCGAAGTCACCGACGAGGTTGAGCGGTGGTTTCGGAGGCGAGTCGGCGGGGCCCATGGGCCAGAGCGCACCCGCGAGGGCTATGTAGTCGATGTCGTGCCCGGCGGCGTGCGCGAGCGGACCGTCCTGCCCCCATCCGGTCATCCGTCCGTACACGAGGCGCGGGTTCCGGGCGAGGCAGTCGTCCGGCCCCACACCGAGGCGTTCGGCCACACCCGGCCGGAATCCCTCGATCAGCACGTCGGCCCGCTCGACGAGAGTCAAGACCAGCTCCACGCCGTCGGGGTTCTTCAGGTCCACTGCCACCGACCGCTTGCCGCGCCCCATCACGTCGGGGGGCGGGTCTCCCTTCTTCTTTCCGCCCGCCCGATCGGCGCGGTCTATGCGGACGACCTCTGCTCCCATGTCGGCGAGCACCATCCCACAGAACGGACCCGGTCCGATCCCCGCCAGCTCCAACACCCGCACACCGCCGAGTGGACCCATTCGAGACCTCCGTGTCCTCAGACCCGTGTGGACGGTCGCGAGCCCGATCTCGCCCCGGCTCGCGAACGCCGTCGCCCGAGGGTAGCGGGAGAGGCGGGCTTCCGTGTCCGCACGACGACCTCGTCACCGCGCCGGTCGCGTTCGCCGCACCACCTCGGTTACGTTCTCGCCGTGCAGCACGTCACGGCCGTCGCTCCCGGTCGCGTGAACCTCATAGGCGACCACACCGACTACATGGGCGGTCTGGCCATGCCCATAGCGGTGGACATGTGCACCGTCGTCCGGGGTCGCCGCGACGGCGAGCTGGTGCATATCGAGTCCGCGGAGCTTCCCGGAACAGCGGAGGTCCCCCTCGGCGGAGGAGAACCTCCGGCACGTCTGCACGGATGGGTTCGACTGGTCTGGGCCGTGGTCGGGGAGGTCCGACCGCGCCGCGGCTTCCGAGGGAGCGTCTCGACGGAGCTACCGATCGGCTCCGGCCTCTCCTCCTCTGCCGCGCTCGAGGTGTCCCTGGCTCTGGCGCTCGGACACTCGGGCGACCCCCTCGACCTGGCCCTCTCGTGCCAACGTGCCGAGAGGCTCGCATGGGGAGTGCCGAGCGGGTTGATGGACCAGCTCTGCTCCGCCGGCGCGCGCTCCGGTCACGCCATGCTCATCGACTTCGCAGATCTCACATGGACCCACGTACCCCTGCCCGAAGACCTGGCGATCTATGTGGTGGACTCGGGAACCCGCCGCACGGTGGCCGACACCGCCTATGCCGAGCGCCAACGAGAAGCGAGGGAGGCGGAGGCGTTCGTGGGGCCCTTGAGGCAGGCGGGCGAGGATGCGCTCGTCGAGATTCCCGACGACCGTCTCCGTCGGCGAGCGCGTCACGTGGTCACCGAGAACGGCCGAGTACGAGCCGCCGCCGAAGCCCTCGCCTCGTGCGACCTGCGTGAGTTCGGCCGTCTGCTGACTGCCGGTCACGAGAGCCTCCGGCGGGACTTCGAGGTCTCGACACCGGTCCTCGACGGACTCGTGTCCGAGCTGGTGTCCATGCGCGGTGTCTACGGCGCGCGCCTCACCGGAGCGGGTTTCGGTGGGAGTCTCGTGGTAGCCGCCGAACCGGGAGCCTTGGACCACTTGCCACAGGCGCGGAGGGTGAGAGCATCCGCAGGCGCGCTCGTGTCAGAGTCGTGACGACCGTCGCCGGTCCAAAGGTATGGGTTCTCGACGAGCTCTCGACGACACCCCTGGTGATCCGCACGTCCGACGAGCGATCTCACCTCGCAGATTCGTTCACATCCGCTC encodes:
- a CDS encoding alpha-methylacyl-CoA racemase: MGPLGGVRVLELAGIGPGPFCGMVLADMGAEVVRIDRADRAGGKKKGDPPPDVMGRGKRSVAVDLKNPDGVELVLTLVERADVLIEGFRPGVAERLGVGPDDCLARNPRLVYGRMTGWGQDGPLAHAAGHDIDYIALAGALWPMGPADSPPKPPLNLVGDFGGGGLLLAFGVVCALYERERSGEGQVIDAAMVDGAALLTAMFWGMRAAGLWTDRREDNVLDGGAWFYDTYECADGEYVAVGALEPQFFAKLVELTGLAEETGQIPAQYDKTTWPQMRERLRKVFMTRTRDEWCEILEGTDACFAPVLSWEEAPDHPHNRARQTFVEVAGVRQPAPAPRFSRTPGSIRMPPPRIGEHTDEALSDWGIEGDEIERLRSSGAVV
- the galK gene encoding galactokinase, producing the protein MQHVTAVAPGRVNLIGDHTDYMGGLAMPIAVDMCTVVRGRRDGELVHIESAELPGTAEVPLGGGEPPARLHGWVRLVWAVVGEVRPRRGFRGSVSTELPIGSGLSSSAALEVSLALALGHSGDPLDLALSCQRAERLAWGVPSGLMDQLCSAGARSGHAMLIDFADLTWTHVPLPEDLAIYVVDSGTRRTVADTAYAERQREAREAEAFVGPLRQAGEDALVEIPDDRLRRRARHVVTENGRVRAAAEALASCDLREFGRLLTAGHESLRRDFEVSTPVLDGLVSELVSMRGVYGARLTGAGFGGSLVVAAEPGALDHLPQARRVRASAGALVSES